The genomic window TACGTAAGGTCTGTGCCGATTGCGCCGAAGACTACAAACCGGATCGCCAACTGATCAGAGAGGCCGGACTGGCTGACCTGATCCCGGCAACCGCTACCCTGAAGCGTGGCATCGGTTGCGAAAAGTGTCATGGCAGCGGCTACCGCGGCCGGGTCGGCATCTTTGAACTGCTGACCATGACTGATTCGATCCGGGAAATGCTGCAGGCCAAGAATGATGCCGCCGCGATCCGTAAAAAAGCGATAGAAGAAGGGATGACGCCGCTCCGGGAATCGGGAATCAAGCGCATCCTCGCCGGAGAAACAACGCTCGAAGAAGTTCTGCGCGTCACCCAGGAGGAGACCTGAGATGCCGCTCTTCTCCTACGTCGGTTTCGACTCGGCCGGCTCGCGGGTCTCCGGTACCATTGAGGCGGCCGGGCGTAATGGCGCTCTCGGTCTCTTGCGTGACCGCGGCATCTACCCGACCGACGTCGCCGAAGAGAACAATGCCACCAGCAGATCCCGACGGCGACTCTTCACCCGCCGGGTCAGTCCACTCGACCTGGCGACAACCACCCGGCAGCTGGCGACCCTGCTCGGCGCCGGCGTCCCGTTGAACGAAACCCTGGCCACCGTCGGCGAGCAGCTGGAAAGCCAGCAGATGCAACGGGCGATCGAACGGGTGCGTGACCTGGTCGTTCAGGGCGAGGAGCTACACGCGGCGCTGGCGACCGAAGAGAGGATCTTCCCCGAACTCTACATCAACATGGTCGCCGTTGGTGAAAGCGGCGGCGATCTCGACAAGGTCCTGGAACAACTGGCCGACTACTACGAAGAGGCGGCCCGCATCCAGGCAAAAATCCAGGCCGCCCTGACCTATCCCCTGCTGATGGCGCTGATCGGCAGCGCCGTCCTTTTTTTCCTGATCACCTTCGTCCTGCCGAAAGTGACCCGGATGCTCGAGGAGATGGACCGCGCCCTGCCCTGGCCGACCGCCGTGCTGATCGGCGGCAGCAATCTGCTCGCCGAGTGGTGGTGGTTGCTGTTGATTGTGTTGGGCGGCGGCCTGTTTGCCTTGCAGCGTTATCTCAACAGCCCGGCCGGCCGGCTCTGGTTCGACCGCCGACGTCTGCAGTTGCCGCTTTTCGGCAAGCTCTCCCTGCAACTGGCAACCGCTCGCTTCGCCCGCACCTTGGGCGCCCTGACCCGGGCCGGCGTCGCTTTGCCAAAGGCCCTCGAAATTTCATCCGGGCTGCTCGATAATCGACTGTTGCAGGGGACCATAGAAGAGACGGTGGTCGCCGTCCGCGAAGGAGAGAGCCTGGCCGGTTCAATTCAGCGCAGCGGCCATTTTCCAGCGATGCTGACCCGGCTAATCGCCGTCGGTGAAAAAAGCGGCAAGCTCGATGTGATGCTGCTGCGCGCCGCCACCACCTATGAACAGCAGTCGGAGCTGACCATCGGCAGCCTGCTCGCCCTGCTCGAACCGCTGATGATTCTTTTCATGGGCTGCAGTGTCGGCTATATCGTCATCGCCATCCTGTTGCCGATATTTGAGGCGAGCTCGGGATTCGGATAAAAACAACTGCAATAACTCTTAACGCAATGGCGCAAGGACGCAAAGAAAAACCTAATATACCTGAATGCTTACAAGAGGAAGAGTAATGTAAGAGTAGTTATCTATTATATGAGTTTATTATTATTTTTTCTTTTCTTAGCGACTTTGCGTCTTTGCGTTAATAAAGAATTTAACAGGAGCTGAAATATGAATATTAAAGATCAACGCGGATTCACCCTGATCGAGATCATGGTCGTGGTCGTTATCCTCGGTGTCCTCGCGGCACTCGTTGTCCCCCGTTTCCTTGATCGACCGGAAGAGGCACGCCGGACCAAGGCGACGGTCGACATCAAGTCGATCGAGGAGGCCCTGGCCCTGTTCAAACTCGACAATGGCTTCTTCCCGTCGACCGATCAGGGATTGAAAGCCCTGGTCGAGAAGCCGGAAACCGGACGGATCCCGGCAAAATTCGCCGCAAATGGTTATCTGAAAAAGGTACCGGTCGATCCATGGGGAGCAAACTACGTCTACTTGTCACCCGGTGCTCATGACACCTACGACATCATCTCGTACGGTGCCGACGGCGAACCGGGAGGTGAAGGGAACGATGCTGACATCGAGAGCTGGAACCTCAACTGAATCGGGCTTCACCCTGATCGAGCTGACCCTGGTGATCGCCCTGCTCGGGCTGCTGCTCGGACTGGTTATTCCGAAGCTGCCGGCGATCGGCGAGAACCGGCTCGAGGCAACGGCGCGGCGAATCGCCGGAATGGTCCGATATCTTTACAACGAGGCGGCGCTGAGCGGTCTCGAACACCGGCTCGCCTTCGACCTTGACAACAACAGCCTCGGCGGACGCAAACTCGACCCCGACGGCGAACTGACGGTGGTGACCGACAGCGGTCGTGACCACGAACTCGGCGGCTCGGTTACGATTGTCGATGTCTCGGTTCCGGGAAAGAACAAGGTCACCAGCGGCCAGCTGTTCAGCAGGATCTTTCCGGTCGGCTGGATGGAGGAAACGGTTATCCATCTCAAAAACAGCAACCGGACCTTGACCCTGCACCTGCAGCCACTGACCGGCGTGACCGACGTACACGAAGGATACAAGGAGTTCGACTGAGCCGACTGGCATCAGCTGAAGGAGCAAGTGATTTTGACCAGGTTCGATACGGAAAACAGCAGGGAGCGGGGACAGA from Desulfuromonas sp. includes these protein-coding regions:
- the gspF gene encoding type II secretion system protein GspF — its product is MPLFSYVGFDSAGSRVSGTIEAAGRNGALGLLRDRGIYPTDVAEENNATSRSRRRLFTRRVSPLDLATTTRQLATLLGAGVPLNETLATVGEQLESQQMQRAIERVRDLVVQGEELHAALATEERIFPELYINMVAVGESGGDLDKVLEQLADYYEEAARIQAKIQAALTYPLLMALIGSAVLFFLITFVLPKVTRMLEEMDRALPWPTAVLIGGSNLLAEWWWLLLIVLGGGLFALQRYLNSPAGRLWFDRRRLQLPLFGKLSLQLATARFARTLGALTRAGVALPKALEISSGLLDNRLLQGTIEETVVAVREGESLAGSIQRSGHFPAMLTRLIAVGEKSGKLDVMLLRAATTYEQQSELTIGSLLALLEPLMILFMGCSVGYIVIAILLPIFEASSGFG
- the gspG gene encoding type II secretion system protein GspG, with the translated sequence MNIKDQRGFTLIEIMVVVVILGVLAALVVPRFLDRPEEARRTKATVDIKSIEEALALFKLDNGFFPSTDQGLKALVEKPETGRIPAKFAANGYLKKVPVDPWGANYVYLSPGAHDTYDIISYGADGEPGGEGNDADIESWNLN